The nucleotide sequence TcatgaataaaaaaacaatCACTTTAGAACAAAGTTCAAAGCCCCAACCCCCACCACTACGCACCTGCCCTGGTAAAAATGAATGAGGAGGAGGACTAGGAGGACCCTTTGGCAAAAGCCGAGGAATGTGCCAAAAAACATTTCATGCGCACAGACAACTTGatcaaaaattacattttttcaACATCGAAGTGTAAAAAGTTGCAGAACTGTCGACCCACCACAGGAAACAATCACCCAAATGTAATTCGCAGAAACCCCATAATTATGCTTGCATTGCAATTTACAGCAAAGGTGACAAACATCTCATGCAACTATGTCAGAATCCAACTCCCGATCACCAATTGAAATCCAGAAACTAGAACCACAGACAAATCTCACATTACATAATATGATCTAAAGATTTGAATTCGCATTCTCGTAGTTTAGATTAGAGTAATTAGAATACCGCTTAGATTAGAGTAATTAGGATATCGCTCGAATCTAAAAAATGCAGCAACCCCAATTCGGAAAATGTAAAAAAACAGAGAAATGGTGAGATGGGTACCTGTAAGTTTTGTGGTAATCTTCGAGGAGGCAGAGCTTGCTGCTCATGGGCATCTGCTCAATGGTGAACTGCGTGTAATCCGACAGCGAATCGAGCACCGACTTTAGATTGCTCTTGGGAGGCATGTAAATGTACTCATCCACATCAAAGAAGAACATCCACTTCGCCATGAATTTATACCGGAACAAGCAATCATTCACCACCATGAACTGGTTGTGATAGTACCCATCGAACCTCTCCTGGTCCCTGATATCCTGCAGCGTCACGTATCCGAGCTCCATCCACGGTTTCAGCACCTCCAACACCTCCTCATGGATCCCACCGGCGTCGTGGATGACGAAGTGGGATCTGGGCCCGAAGAGCCGGACGTGGTAAGCAATCCACTCCCTCACTCTCTGGGGACTCAGATTTCCGTACAACGAAGAGCCACAGTATATATAGTCGTATTTAGGCCGGGCGGTGAAGATTCCGGGGTTTAAAGTGTTGGGTTCTTCGGTTAAGACCTGGATTGTGTCGGTGGTGTTGAACTTCCGGTCGCCGCCGCCTTCGGTGGTGGCTAATAGGAGGAGTTTACCGCCGGAGTTGTCGGCATTTATGGGCTGGGAGAATGTGCAGTTCACGACCACGACTGTGTAGACTCGGCCGTAGCCCCAATCCGGCAGGACTTTGTACGCGATTGAGGAAATGCGTCGGGTCGAATTGAGATTCGGGACCCACTGGCACTCGTATTTGGGGTTGGAGTAGACGTGGAGAGGCTTAGAGGCCAGGCCCACAATGGCGAAAGTGTTCATGCCGCCTCTGTAAGCTCCCATGGTGATGAAGCTGTAGGCGGCGGAGCCGTACGGGTTGAAGGCCCGCTTGAGGACGCCATTTTCCAGCACCTTGTCGAGCTCAACAGATGGCGGCGGTGGCGGAGTCGGAGGCGGCGGGGAAGATGGTGTTGATGACGGTGCTGCAGCTGcggcggtggcggtggcggtggctATATCTGACTGGCCCGGTGCTTGGGCGAGGGCCTGGACTTGGGCGGAAGTGCTGACTCTGGAGATGCAGAAGCGGAGATCGGAGGTGGAGATGGTGAAGCGGGAAGGGATGAATTGGAGAAGAGTAGCTAATGTGCAGAGGATTAACAGAGCCATCAGTAGTAGCTTCAGCTCCGCCGCGTAGTTCCAGACGACTCCAACGAACAGCTTCTTCTCCTTGTCTGCTTTCTCCTTCGCCATTGATGCGTGTAGAGCTTTCGTTTCTACTGAACcggaaagagagaggaagaagttgaagttctctctctgtctctgtgtCGTTTGCAATTCCCGTGTTTTTGGGGTTTATATATACGAGTGCGTGTGTGTTTTTTCCAGCTGTgattttgtgaattttggttttgtgaatttttgtaataatgtttttattttagggAATAATTGTTTGGAGAGGGAAGGAAATAAGGAAAGGAGGGTTTGGGTTTTCTGCCGGTCCGGTGAAATTTTATTTGCTTTTTAGGAAATTGGTGATTGCAACGGCTCTCTAGACCTCCAAATAATGCAGCAGTAAAATAAGAAATAGTAAAGAAATGTAAAGTGAAAACCGAGTTAATCGCAAGTTGCCCTCTGAGGAGCGATGTGAGTTCAAACCAAATCGGCTACTTAATTTagtatctaatctaacaaatatattatttgataaaattTATCTTTATTTGTAAATTGAAGATTTTAGAAAATAACATGTTTGGtagtaaaattattataattcacCTATTGCCACTTAATCTGGATggtaagtgcttttaaaatgattgaaaacacttttgatgaaaatacTTTTATATCAATCCCTTATAAAAACGCAAGTGAACACTGAAAAATCACTTCAAGTGTTTCtttggaacccaaaaaaaaattcaccaaaaacgctttaagtcattttaaaagcagttCCAAACGAGCTCTGTATTATTTGTATTTAAGACCGAACTTATTAATCAACTAGGAAAGAATAACCAAGTCCTAGTGGAATGGAAAACAAAATTATCCAACCCTAAAGCTTCCtaaaaaagaaattagaaaCCTCAAATTCTATCCTTTGCTTTTGGGTTGTATGCTTTTCCGAAATCAAGCATGAGGTTGAATATCTAAAACGAACTTGTTGCCTTTACTTGATCGCTCTTATTAATTGTTGAACTCAAGGAGTAATTTACTAAATTTCGTAATTAAAATTGTCTTAATTGTCGCCCTAAGACCtactccaaccctgggctaaatgccaaatattTAGCCCAAAATTCCCCCCAAACACCCCCCAACCCAAGCTAAAATATTGGGCTAAAAGGGTAATGCTAAAGTTGGGCCAAATTCCCCCCCAAATTCCCCCCCCCCAGCCGTGTGGACTCGCCAGGTTTTGGGCCACTCTCGGCCCGTGGACTCGCGCACGCG is from Malus sylvestris chromosome 5, drMalSylv7.2, whole genome shotgun sequence and encodes:
- the LOC126620676 gene encoding galactan beta-1,4-galactosyltransferase GALS3-like codes for the protein MAKEKADKEKKLFVGVVWNYAAELKLLLMALLILCTLATLLQFIPSRFTISTSDLRFCISRVSTSAQVQALAQAPGQSDIATATATAAAAAPSSTPSSPPPPTPPPPPSVELDKVLENGVLKRAFNPYGSAAYSFITMGAYRGGMNTFAIVGLASKPLHVYSNPKYECQWVPNLNSTRRISSIAYKVLPDWGYGRVYTVVVVNCTFSQPINADNSGGKLLLLATTEGGGDRKFNTTDTIQVLTEEPNTLNPGIFTARPKYDYIYCGSSLYGNLSPQRVREWIAYHVRLFGPRSHFVIHDAGGIHEEVLEVLKPWMELGYVTLQDIRDQERFDGYYHNQFMVVNDCLFRYKFMAKWMFFFDVDEYIYMPPKSNLKSVLDSLSDYTQFTIEQMPMSSKLCLLEDYHKTYRKWGFEKLVYKDVKRGIRRDRKYAVQPRNVYATGVHMSQNVAGKTTHKTESRIQYFHYHGTIATRGEPCRRLINTTEIYVDKVPYAVDTTLRSVAGSVKKFELRMIGSRLQNTRQ